One Tripterygium wilfordii isolate XIE 37 chromosome 10, ASM1340144v1, whole genome shotgun sequence DNA segment encodes these proteins:
- the LOC120007720 gene encoding arogenate dehydratase/prephenate dehydratase 1, chloroplastic-like isoform X3, translating to MAQKSLALMGYGVSQFSWGDSVERVGDSDIRGKWGSFLGLPVNLKMRSVTHVTTAKPTAKQWRVVSQTEKDVSPRSQKDLISYPRPLSVSDISTKSSNGSKVRISFKGSPGSYTEDAALNVYPKCETIPCDEFEDAFKAVELWLADKAFLPIENSSSGSIHRNYDLLLRHRLHIVGEVQLPVNLCLLALPGVRTGQLRRVLSHPQALALSDTFLSKLGVSRENVDDTASAAQYVATKGLRDAGVIASARAAEIYGLNILAEQIQDDPDSVNRFLVLARDPIIPRSDKPFKTSVVFTLDEGPGVLFKALAVFALRDINLRKIESRPQRKRPLRVVDDSNTGTAKCTVIICVDEDTKQLWGSSIIVKNFQSCQYIIRNLAMS from the exons ATGGCCCAGAAGTCTCTTGCTTTGATGGGCTATGGTGTTTCTCAGTTTAGCTGGGGAGATTCGGTGGAACGGGTCGGGGATTCGGACATAAGAGGTAAATGGGGCAGCTTTTTGGGTCTTCCGGTGAATTTGAAGATGCGGTCTGTTACACACGTGACGACTGCAAAGCCAACTGCTAAGCAGTGGAGGGTTGTAAGTCAGACTGAGAAAGACGTTTCGCCGAGATCGCAAAAGGATTTGATCTCTTATCCGA GACCATTGTCTGTATCCGACATTTCTACAAAATCTAGTAATGGTTCAAAGGTGCGGATATCCTTTAAG GGGTCTCCGGGTTCCTACACTGAGGATGCAGCACTCAATGTCTATCCCAAATGTGAAACAATACCTTGTGATGAATTCGAAGATGCATTTAAA GCAGTTGAATTATGGCTAGCTGATAAAGCATTTCTTCCAATTGAGAATTCATCCAGTGGAAGTATCCATCGCAACTATGATTTACTCCTTCGTCATAGGCTTCATATTGTTGGTGAGGTTCAGTTGCCTGTTAACCTCTGTCTCCTAGCTCTGCCCGGCGTTAGAACAGGGCAGTTAAGACGGGTTTTAAGCCATCCACAG GCATTGGCTTTAAGTGACACTTTCCTGAGTAAGTTAGGTGTCAGTAGAGAAAATGTTGATGACACTGCTAGTGCTGCTCAG TATGTAGCCACAAAGGGCCTGAGGGATGCTGGTGTTATAGCAAGCGCTCGAGCTGCTGAGATTTATGGGCTAAACATACTAGCAGAACAAATCCAG GATGATCCCGACAGTGTAAATCGTTTTCTGGTTCTTGCAAGGGACCCGATAATTCCAAGGTCTGATAAGCCATTCAAG ACTAGCGTTGTTTTTACCTTGGATGAAGGCCCTGGAGTATTATTCAAAGCATTGGCTGTGTTTGCATTGAGGGATATTAATTTGAGAAAG ATTGAAAGTCGACCCCAGAGAAAGAGACCACTAAGAGTGGTTGATGACTCCAATACAGGAACTGCCAA